The following proteins come from a genomic window of Ferrovibrio sp. MS7:
- the ruvB gene encoding Holliday junction branch migration DNA helicase RuvB has product MSDANRLISSKAAEGDDLDRHLRPQVLSDFVGQARARENLSIFIAAARERGEALDHVLLHGPPGLGKTTMAQIVARELGVNFKATSGPVIAKAGDLAALLTNLEARDVLFIDEIHRLNPAVEEILYPAMEDFQLDLIIGEGPSARSVRIDLPPFTLVGATTRSGLLTTPLRERFGIPLRLNFYEVAELEFIVSRGARILNLNLDASGAHEIAKRSRGTPRVAGRLLRRVRDFAVVSKAPVVGAKEADAALTRLEVDGRGLDAMDRRYISVIARDFGGGPVGVETIAAALSEPRDALEDIIEPYLIQQGFLQRTPRGRLLTPQAFAHLGLAAPKRPDAAQLGLLDGEDMDA; this is encoded by the coding sequence ATGAGCGACGCTAATCGTCTGATTTCGTCCAAGGCCGCCGAAGGCGACGATCTCGACCGCCATCTGCGGCCGCAGGTCTTGAGCGATTTCGTCGGCCAGGCGCGGGCGCGGGAGAATCTGTCCATCTTCATCGCCGCCGCCCGCGAACGCGGCGAGGCGCTGGACCATGTGCTGCTGCATGGGCCCCCAGGCCTCGGCAAGACCACGATGGCGCAGATCGTGGCGCGCGAACTCGGTGTGAATTTCAAGGCCACCTCCGGCCCGGTGATCGCCAAGGCCGGCGACTTGGCCGCCTTGCTGACCAATCTCGAAGCCCGCGATGTGCTGTTCATCGACGAAATCCACCGCCTCAACCCGGCGGTGGAGGAAATCCTCTATCCCGCCATGGAGGATTTCCAGCTCGACCTGATCATCGGCGAAGGGCCCTCGGCGCGCAGCGTGCGCATCGACCTGCCGCCGTTCACCCTGGTCGGCGCCACCACGCGGTCGGGCCTGCTGACCACGCCGTTGCGCGAGCGGTTCGGCATTCCGCTACGGCTGAATTTCTACGAAGTCGCCGAGCTGGAATTCATTGTCAGCCGGGGCGCGCGGATCCTGAATCTTAATCTCGATGCCTCCGGCGCCCATGAGATCGCCAAGCGCTCGCGCGGCACGCCGCGCGTCGCCGGCCGATTGCTGCGCCGGGTGCGCGACTTCGCCGTGGTTTCCAAGGCGCCGGTGGTCGGCGCCAAGGAGGCGGATGCGGCACTGACCCGGCTGGAAGTCGATGGCCGCGGCCTCGATGCCATGGACCGGCGCTACATTTCGGTGATCGCGCGCGATTTCGGCGGCGGCCCGGTGGGTGTCGAGACCATCGCGGCGGCCTTGTCCGAGCCGCGCGACGCGCTGGAAGACATTATCGAGCCCTACCTGATCCAGCAGGGCTTCCTGCAGCGCACCCCGCGCGGCCGGCTGCTGACCCCGCAGGCCTTCGCCCATCTCGGGCTGGCGGCGCCGAAGCGGCCGGATGCGGCGCAGCTCGGTCTGCTGGATGGCGAGGATATGGATGCCTGA
- a CDS encoding YbgC/FadM family acyl-CoA thioesterase produces MPDVAERPQERPLGHLYPLRVQWEDTDAAGIVYYANYLRFAERGRSDVLLSQGVSQDRLLQEQKIAFAVRACAIEYLKPARLHDELLVATRLKAARGATLVLDQAVWRGRDKLAVAEVTLACMGLEGRPRRIPAAITALFATLSTNSSQSSGTQTEKE; encoded by the coding sequence ATGCCTGACGTTGCGGAAAGACCCCAGGAACGCCCCCTGGGCCACCTCTATCCGTTGCGTGTGCAATGGGAGGACACGGACGCCGCCGGCATCGTCTATTATGCCAATTATCTCCGATTCGCGGAGCGGGGGCGGTCAGACGTGCTGCTGAGCCAGGGGGTGAGCCAGGACAGGTTGCTGCAGGAGCAGAAGATCGCTTTTGCCGTGCGGGCCTGCGCCATCGAATACCTCAAACCCGCCCGGCTGCATGACGAACTGCTGGTGGCGACCCGCCTGAAAGCGGCCCGGGGCGCCACCCTGGTGCTGGATCAGGCGGTGTGGCGCGGGAGGGATAAGCTGGCGGTGGCCGAGGTGACCCTGGCCTGCATGGGGCTGGAAGGCCGTCCACGGCGGATTCCGGCGGCGATTACGGCGCTGTTCGCCACACTTTCAACAAATTCTTCGCAATCCTCTGGTACCCAGACTGAAAAGGAATGA
- the tolQ gene encoding protein TolQ has product MDRTVSAAALGGAGPAADLSMWALFWQADWVVKSVMLMLVIASFWSWAIIFDKLIKIRRTLRETDQFEHDFWSGGSLDTLYDRLSQMGPQHPMAVLFVAAMREWRRSTERGLVRGKQGLGSLQVRIGQVMRVSIDREMERLERYLGFLASVGSVAPFVGLFGTVWGIMNSFHSIAASKNTSLAVVAPGIAEALFATALGLLAAIPAVMAYNKFSNDLGRLNIRLEGFAGEFQALMSRQLDEEAA; this is encoded by the coding sequence ATGGATAGAACTGTGAGTGCGGCGGCCCTTGGTGGCGCCGGTCCTGCTGCCGACCTGTCGATGTGGGCGCTGTTCTGGCAGGCCGACTGGGTCGTCAAGTCGGTGATGCTGATGCTGGTGATTGCGTCTTTCTGGTCCTGGGCGATCATTTTCGACAAGCTGATCAAGATCCGCCGCACTTTGCGCGAGACCGATCAGTTCGAGCATGATTTCTGGTCCGGCGGTTCGCTCGATACGCTTTACGACCGCCTGTCGCAGATGGGCCCGCAGCACCCGATGGCGGTGCTGTTCGTTGCCGCCATGCGCGAATGGCGCCGCTCAACCGAGCGCGGTCTGGTGCGCGGCAAGCAGGGCCTGGGCTCGCTGCAGGTGCGCATCGGCCAGGTCATGCGCGTCTCCATCGACCGCGAGATGGAGCGCCTGGAACGCTATCTCGGCTTCCTCGCCTCGGTCGGTTCGGTGGCGCCCTTCGTCGGCCTGTTCGGCACCGTGTGGGGCATCATGAATTCCTTCCACTCCATCGCCGCCAGCAAGAATACCTCGCTGGCTGTGGTGGCGCCCGGCATCGCGGAGGCTTTGTTCGCCACCGCGCTCGGCCTGCTCGCCGCGATTCCGGCGGTGATGGCTTACAACAAATTCTCCAACGATCTTGGCCGGCTGAATATCCGGCTGGAGGGTTTCGCCGGGGAATTCCAGGCGCTGATGAGCCGTCAGCTTGACGAGGAGGCGGCCTGA
- the tolR gene encoding protein TolR, which translates to MGAQLAGGDTRGHRMRRRPMSDINVTPLVDVMLVLLIVFMVTAPLLTVGVQVDLPKTQASAIPGQDEPLTITIDSKGGVFLQETGVELDALVPRLTAIANGALDRRIFVRGDQAVNYGKVLEVMGVVNAAGFTKVALIGNPPQGGSGSSNTRRR; encoded by the coding sequence ATGGGCGCCCAGCTCGCCGGCGGCGATACCCGCGGCCACCGCATGCGGCGGCGGCCGATGTCGGACATCAATGTGACGCCGCTGGTCGACGTCATGCTGGTGCTGCTGATCGTGTTCATGGTGACGGCGCCGTTGCTCACCGTCGGCGTGCAGGTCGACCTGCCGAAAACCCAGGCCTCTGCGATACCGGGGCAGGATGAGCCGCTCACCATCACCATCGATTCCAAGGGTGGCGTGTTCCTGCAGGAGACCGGCGTGGAACTGGATGCCCTGGTGCCGCGTTTAACCGCTATCGCCAATGGCGCGCTGGATCGCCGCATCTTCGTGCGCGGCGACCAGGCGGTGAATTACGGCAAGGTGCTGGAAGTGATGGGTGTGGTGAATGCCGCTGGCTTCACCAAGGTCGCCCTGATCGGCAATCCGCCGCAGGGCGGCAGTGGCAGCAGCAACACCCGGCGCCGCTAG
- the tolB gene encoding Tol-Pal system beta propeller repeat protein TolB produces MQFLKGETAAVSRLLVLLSLFLFAAQNAEARVEIDITKGNIRPVPIAISDFDADNPQATKLGSDVARVIRANLERSGLFAPADPRAHIQQPAAMRVQPRFQDWRVINMDALVTGRIELQADGRLRGEFRLWDVAAEQQMTGLALFTTPDNWRRLAHLISDAIYKKVTGEDGYFDTRVVYVAESGPPDKRVKRLAIMDQDSENHRFLTDGRFLVLTPRFSPSQQEITYLSYFNDRPRVYLFNIDTGQQELVGDFPGMTFAPRFSPDGNRVIMSLAVDGNSDIYMMDLRTRARSRLTSDPAIDTSPSFSPDGRQVTFNSDRGGTKQLYVMESDGSNQRRISFGQGRYSTPVWSPRGDLIAFTKEGGGTFAIGVMRPDGSGERILTTSPMVQEAPTWAPNGRVLMFYRERPSDSRGRGQRVKLYSIDLTGFNEREIPTPIDASDPAWSPLSALIR; encoded by the coding sequence ATGCAATTCCTAAAAGGCGAAACTGCCGCCGTGTCCAGGCTGCTGGTTCTGCTCTCGCTCTTCCTGTTCGCCGCCCAGAATGCCGAAGCGCGGGTGGAGATCGATATCACCAAGGGCAATATCCGCCCGGTGCCGATCGCGATTTCCGATTTCGACGCCGATAACCCGCAGGCGACCAAGCTTGGCAGCGATGTCGCCCGCGTTATCCGCGCCAACCTGGAACGCTCCGGCCTGTTCGCCCCGGCCGATCCCAGGGCGCATATCCAGCAGCCCGCCGCGATGCGGGTGCAGCCGCGCTTCCAGGATTGGCGCGTGATCAACATGGATGCGCTGGTGACGGGCCGCATTGAGCTGCAGGCCGATGGCAGGCTGCGCGGCGAATTCCGCTTGTGGGATGTCGCCGCCGAGCAGCAGATGACCGGCCTGGCGCTGTTCACCACGCCGGATAACTGGCGCCGCCTGGCGCATCTGATCTCGGATGCGATCTACAAGAAGGTGACCGGCGAGGACGGCTATTTCGATACCCGCGTCGTCTATGTCGCCGAGAGCGGTCCGCCGGACAAGCGCGTCAAGCGCCTCGCCATCATGGACCAGGACAGCGAGAATCACCGCTTCCTCACCGATGGCCGCTTCTTGGTGCTGACCCCGCGCTTCAGCCCGAGCCAGCAGGAAATCACCTATCTCTCGTATTTCAACGACCGCCCGCGTGTGTATCTGTTCAACATCGATACCGGGCAGCAGGAACTGGTTGGCGACTTCCCCGGCATGACCTTCGCGCCGCGTTTCTCGCCCGATGGCAACCGCGTGATCATGTCGCTGGCGGTGGATGGCAATTCCGATATCTACATGATGGATCTGCGCACCCGTGCGCGCAGCCGGCTGACCTCCGATCCGGCCATCGACACCTCGCCGAGCTTCTCGCCCGATGGCCGCCAGGTGACCTTCAACTCGGATCGCGGCGGCACCAAGCAGCTTTACGTGATGGAATCCGATGGCTCCAACCAGCGCCGTATCAGCTTCGGCCAGGGCCGCTATTCCACCCCGGTCTGGTCGCCGCGCGGCGACCTGATCGCCTTCACCAAGGAAGGCGGCGGCACCTTTGCGATTGGCGTGATGCGCCCGGATGGTTCCGGCGAGCGCATCCTCACCACCTCGCCGATGGTGCAGGAAGCCCCGACCTGGGCGCCGAACGGCCGTGTACTGATGTTTTACCGGGAACGCCCCTCCGATTCGCGGGGCCGGGGCCAGCGCGTGAAGCTGTACTCAATCGACCTCACCGGTTTCAACGAACGCGAGATTCCGACCCCGATCGATGCCTCCGATCCGGCCTGGTCGCCGCTCTCGGCCCTCATCCGATAG
- the pal gene encoding peptidoglycan-associated lipoprotein Pal, with protein MRLNTFGTKFLAVAAVGLFLAACEKAPEPAASTSGSGTSAAPATATAPAATATTIAPGSVQDFQVNVGDRVFFDYDKFDVKPAGKATLDKQAAWLKRYGQWKVVIEGHADERGTREYNLALGERRANSVKAYLVNQGIPANRVTTISYGKERPVALGSNEAAWAQNRRGVTVLSN; from the coding sequence ATGCGCCTCAACACCTTCGGCACCAAGTTCCTGGCCGTTGCCGCCGTGGGCCTGTTCCTGGCCGCTTGCGAAAAGGCTCCGGAACCGGCTGCCAGCACCAGCGGCAGCGGCACCTCCGCCGCTCCGGCCACCGCCACCGCTCCGGCCGCTACCGCCACCACCATCGCCCCGGGCTCCGTGCAGGACTTCCAGGTCAATGTCGGCGACCGCGTGTTCTTCGACTATGACAAGTTCGACGTGAAGCCGGCCGGCAAGGCCACCCTGGACAAGCAGGCCGCCTGGCTGAAGCGCTATGGCCAGTGGAAGGTCGTGATCGAGGGTCATGCCGACGAACGCGGCACCCGCGAGTACAACCTTGCTCTCGGCGAGCGTCGCGCCAACTCGGTCAAGGCCTACCTGGTCAACCAGGGCATCCCGGCCAACCGCGTGACCACGATCTCCTACGGCAAGGAGCGCCCGGTCGCTCTCGGCTCGAACGAAGCCGCCTGGGCGCAGAACCGCCGCGGCGTGACCGTTCTGTCGAACTAA
- the ybgF gene encoding tol-pal system protein YbgF, with protein sequence MFRILPSLVFSSLLSVGLVSAAFLAPAAHAQSDQALYDRINRLETDLRTLQRQVYRGGPIPQTGPQGAAPAPSGSLTESGEGETSAANRLNSRIDQLEGQIRDLIGRFEEVEYKNIQTQRRLDKLVEDIDFRLNALERTQPAPGSAPAAASAPASGGGAQAQAPAQAVAGAPGQSSSNPNQAPSREGVLGSMPVDAQGRPLPGNAQSGAPARTAAAPAAPAASARARLPAGSPKERYDYAYKLLVQSDYADAEAAFREFIAAHGQDPLAGNAQYWLGETYYVRGQYEQSASAFLQGYQGYPKNAKAPDSLLKLGMSLTALKKTAEACAAYGQLAKEFPNAPPHVKDAMGRERAKAGCRA encoded by the coding sequence ATGTTTCGCATCCTGCCTTCGCTTGTTTTCTCCAGCCTCCTCAGTGTGGGCCTGGTGAGCGCCGCCTTTTTGGCGCCGGCTGCCCATGCCCAGAGTGATCAGGCGCTCTACGACCGCATCAACCGGCTGGAGACCGATCTGCGCACGCTGCAGCGCCAGGTCTATCGCGGCGGCCCCATACCCCAGACTGGGCCCCAGGGTGCCGCGCCGGCGCCAAGCGGTTCGCTGACCGAATCCGGTGAAGGCGAAACCAGCGCCGCCAACCGGCTGAACTCCCGCATCGACCAGCTCGAGGGCCAGATCCGCGACCTGATCGGCCGCTTCGAGGAAGTGGAATACAAGAACATCCAGACCCAGCGCCGCCTCGACAAGCTGGTGGAGGATATCGACTTCCGCCTCAATGCGCTGGAGCGCACGCAACCGGCACCGGGCAGTGCGCCGGCTGCTGCGTCGGCGCCGGCTTCCGGCGGTGGGGCCCAGGCCCAGGCCCCGGCCCAGGCTGTGGCCGGCGCGCCCGGCCAGTCGTCGTCGAACCCGAATCAGGCGCCGAGCCGCGAAGGCGTGCTCGGCAGCATGCCGGTGGATGCGCAAGGGCGGCCGCTGCCGGGCAATGCCCAGTCCGGCGCTCCGGCCCGCACCGCCGCGGCACCGGCGGCCCCCGCTGCCTCGGCCCGCGCCCGGCTGCCGGCCGGCAGCCCTAAGGAACGCTACGACTACGCCTACAAGCTGCTGGTGCAGAGCGACTATGCCGATGCCGAAGCCGCTTTCCGCGAATTCATCGCCGCCCATGGCCAGGATCCGCTGGCCGGCAATGCGCAATACTGGCTCGGCGAGACCTACTATGTGCGCGGCCAGTATGAGCAATCGGCCTCGGCCTTCCTGCAGGGCTACCAGGGCTATCCGAAGAATGCCAAGGCGCCCGACAGCCTGCTCAAGCTCGGCATGTCGCTCACCGCGCTGAAGAAGACGGCGGAGGCCTGCGCCGCCTATGGCCAGCTCGCCAAGGAATTCCCCAACGCGCCGCCGCATGTGAAGGACGCCATGGGCCGCGAACGTGCCAAGGCCGGCTGCCGCGCCTAA
- the tilS gene encoding tRNA lysidine(34) synthetase TilS: MPRPAAAPNTSSRPLAAAEFGRLLAPLVADAGSLAVACSGGADSLCLTLLSHDWAARRGIALTALIVDHGLRPESRSEARQVAAWLRDAGIAAEILPWTGTKPTANRQAAARDARYALLEAWCRRHGVAHLLLAQHRDDQAETLLLRAARGSGVDGLSAMAPSLEVNGIRRLRPLLGIPKARLLATLRARGQSWIEDPSNRHPAYARTAMRAALAGLGDDAAAHLAQTAANMARARAALEQITAERLAQAVAYDDGAGIAWVDAAMLCHGPDEIALRALSTVLKRIGGEALPPRLERLERLLAKLRGGDFSHTLHRCRLLPWDNRLLILREARHLAPPLALKVGQEQVWDGRWRVLALHKLPRGLRLGAFGEGALERNGAFPGLMERRLPAPALPVLPALLLGRRVIGLPSLGLGANPGVMLAWGHAG, translated from the coding sequence GTGCCAAGGCCGGCTGCCGCGCCTAATACATCATCGCGACCGCTGGCGGCGGCTGAATTCGGCCGCCTGCTGGCGCCGCTGGTGGCTGATGCCGGATCGCTGGCTGTTGCCTGTTCCGGCGGCGCCGATTCCCTCTGCCTGACACTGCTGAGCCATGACTGGGCGGCCCGGCGCGGTATCGCGCTCACCGCGCTGATCGTCGATCACGGCCTGCGGCCGGAGTCGCGCAGCGAAGCGCGCCAGGTGGCGGCCTGGCTGCGCGATGCCGGCATTGCCGCCGAAATCCTCCCCTGGACCGGCACAAAACCCACCGCCAACCGCCAGGCGGCGGCGCGCGACGCCCGCTATGCCCTGCTCGAAGCCTGGTGCCGGCGCCATGGTGTCGCGCATCTGCTGCTGGCGCAGCATCGCGACGACCAGGCCGAGACTTTGCTGCTGCGCGCCGCGCGCGGTTCCGGCGTCGATGGCCTCAGCGCCATGGCGCCTTCGCTGGAGGTGAACGGCATCCGGCGGCTGCGGCCATTGCTGGGCATCCCGAAAGCGCGGCTGCTCGCCACCCTGCGGGCGCGCGGCCAAAGCTGGATCGAGGACCCGAGCAACCGGCATCCGGCCTATGCCCGCACCGCCATGCGTGCCGCGCTTGCCGGCCTTGGTGATGACGCAGCGGCGCATCTGGCGCAGACGGCCGCCAACATGGCGCGGGCGCGGGCGGCACTGGAGCAGATCACGGCGGAGCGGCTGGCCCAGGCCGTGGCCTATGACGATGGCGCCGGCATCGCCTGGGTGGATGCAGCAATGCTCTGCCATGGCCCCGACGAGATCGCGCTGCGGGCGTTAAGTACTGTGCTGAAACGCATCGGCGGCGAGGCGTTGCCGCCGCGCCTCGAACGCCTGGAACGCCTGCTGGCGAAACTGCGCGGTGGCGATTTCAGTCACACTTTGCACCGCTGCCGGCTGCTGCCTTGGGATAATCGCCTCTTGATCCTGCGCGAGGCCCGCCATCTGGCACCGCCGCTGGCGCTGAAAGTTGGGCAGGAACAGGTCTGGGATGGGCGCTGGCGCGTGCTGGCTTTGCACAAGCTGCCGCGTGGCTTGCGGCTTGGCGCGTTCGGTGAGGGCGCATTGGAGCGAAACGGCGCTTTTCCGGGCCTCATGGAACGCCGCCTGCCGGCCCCGGCGCTGCCTGTGCTGCCGGCGCTGTTGCTAGGGCGGCGGGTGATCGGCCTGCCCAGCCTGGGGCTGGGCGCCAATCCGGGTGTCATGCTGGCCTGGGGTCATGCCGGCTAA
- the ftsH gene encoding ATP-dependent zinc metalloprotease FtsH, producing the protein MNMFGRNLALWVIIALLVVALFNLFQGPTMREGGSQVAYSDFLNDVQNGQVTDVAIQGHTIKGHYRDGRGFSTYAPSDPGLVGRLTERGVRVQALPPEENSTLVQILISWFPMLLLIGVWIFFMRQMQSGGGKAMGFGKSKARLLTERHGRVTFEDVAGIEEAKTELEEIVEFLRDPQKFQRLGGKIPKGCLLVGPPGTGKTLLARAIAGEANVPFFTISGSDFVEMFVGVGASRVRDMFEQAKKNAPCIIFIDEIDAVGRHRGAGLGGGNDEREQTLNQLLVEMDGFEANEGVILIAATNRPDVLDPALLRPGRFDRQIVVPNPDILGREKILRVHMRKVPLAPDVDPKIVARGTPGFSGADLANLVNEAALLAARKNKRVVTMADFESAKDKVMMGAERRSMVMGDEEKRLTAYHEAGHALVSLFMPKCDPLHKVTIIPRGRALGVTMSLPEKDRLSVSKLELESRLAMMFGGRIAEEIVFGRENVTTGASNDIQQATGLARRMVTEWGMSDKLGRLRYSDNEEEVFLGHSVTQRKNVSDATAKLIDEEVRRIIDEAEGSAMRILTEHRDDLEKVSLALLEYETLSGDEVKALLRGEEIVRTDDNKPASGDSGPRSAVPTTNRGGGKKSGPSGLEPEPQPGA; encoded by the coding sequence GTGAATATGTTTGGTCGCAATCTTGCGCTCTGGGTGATCATCGCTCTGCTGGTGGTCGCGCTGTTCAATCTGTTCCAAGGCCCCACCATGCGCGAGGGCGGCAGCCAGGTTGCCTATTCCGATTTCCTCAACGATGTGCAGAACGGCCAGGTCACTGATGTCGCCATCCAGGGCCACACCATCAAAGGCCATTACCGCGACGGCCGCGGCTTCTCCACCTATGCCCCCAGCGATCCCGGCCTGGTCGGTCGCCTGACCGAGCGCGGCGTGCGCGTGCAGGCGCTGCCGCCGGAAGAAAATTCCACCCTGGTGCAGATCCTGATTTCCTGGTTCCCGATGCTGCTGCTGATCGGCGTCTGGATTTTCTTCATGCGCCAGATGCAGTCCGGTGGCGGCAAGGCGATGGGCTTTGGCAAGTCCAAGGCCCGCCTGCTCACCGAGCGCCATGGCCGCGTCACCTTCGAGGACGTCGCCGGCATCGAGGAAGCCAAGACCGAACTGGAAGAGATCGTTGAATTCCTGCGCGACCCGCAGAAATTCCAGCGCCTCGGCGGCAAGATCCCGAAGGGCTGCCTGCTCGTCGGCCCGCCCGGCACCGGCAAGACCCTGCTCGCCCGTGCCATCGCCGGCGAAGCCAATGTGCCGTTCTTCACTATCTCGGGCTCCGACTTCGTGGAAATGTTCGTCGGCGTCGGCGCCAGCCGCGTCCGCGACATGTTCGAGCAGGCGAAGAAGAATGCGCCCTGCATCATCTTCATCGACGAAATCGACGCCGTTGGCCGCCATCGTGGCGCGGGCCTCGGCGGCGGCAACGACGAACGCGAGCAGACGCTGAACCAGTTGCTGGTCGAGATGGATGGCTTCGAGGCCAATGAGGGCGTGATCCTGATCGCCGCCACCAACCGCCCCGATGTGCTCGATCCCGCTTTGCTGCGCCCGGGCCGCTTCGACCGTCAGATCGTGGTGCCGAACCCGGATATCCTCGGCCGCGAGAAGATCCTGCGCGTGCATATGCGCAAGGTGCCGCTGGCCCCGGATGTGGACCCCAAGATCGTGGCGCGCGGCACCCCGGGCTTCTCCGGCGCCGACCTCGCCAATCTGGTGAACGAGGCCGCCCTGCTTGCCGCACGCAAGAACAAGCGCGTCGTCACCATGGCCGATTTCGAATCCGCCAAGGACAAGGTGATGATGGGTGCCGAGCGCCGCTCGATGGTGATGGGCGACGAGGAAAAGCGCCTCACCGCCTATCACGAGGCCGGCCATGCCCTGGTCTCGCTGTTCATGCCGAAATGCGATCCGCTGCATAAGGTGACGATCATCCCGCGCGGCCGTGCGCTCGGCGTCACCATGTCGCTGCCGGAAAAGGATCGCCTCTCGGTCTCCAAGCTGGAACTGGAATCGCGCCTCGCCATGATGTTCGGCGGCCGCATCGCCGAGGAAATTGTCTTTGGCCGCGAGAATGTCACTACCGGTGCGTCGAACGACATCCAGCAGGCCACCGGCCTCGCCCGCCGCATGGTCACCGAATGGGGCATGAGCGACAAGCTCGGCCGCCTGCGCTACTCGGATAACGAGGAAGAAGTGTTCCTCGGCCATTCCGTCACCCAGCGCAAGAACGTGTCGGATGCCACCGCCAAGCTGATCGACGAAGAAGTGCGCCGCATCATCGACGAGGCCGAGGGCAGCGCCATGCGCATCCTCACCGAGCATCGCGACGACCTCGAGAAGGTGTCGCTGGCCCTGCTCGAATACGAAACCCTCTCGGGTGACGAAGTGAAGGCTTTGCTGCGCGGCGAGGAGATTGTGCGCACCGACGACAACAAGCCGGCCTCTGGCGACAGCGGCCCGCGCTCGGCGGTGCCGACCACCAATCGCGGCGGCGGCAAGAAGTCCGGCCCCTCGGGCCTCGAGCCGGAGCCGCAACCGGGCGCGTAA
- a CDS encoding glutathione S-transferase family protein, which translates to MLTVHHLGKSQSERIVWLCEELGIPYDLKVYQRAPRLAPPDYKALHPMGSAPVITDGPVTLAESGAVVEYILAKYGEGRLALGKDHPNFADYLYWLHFANGTLQPGFMRLMVTTLLDAPVDNPTRQWGEKRLAQALGLMDQRLGATPWLAGAEFTAADIMSVFSLTTMRHFQPYDLTPYPHIRAYLQRVSARPGYSRAMAKGDPGMELLLG; encoded by the coding sequence ATGCTCACCGTGCATCATCTCGGCAAGTCGCAATCCGAACGCATCGTCTGGCTCTGCGAGGAACTGGGCATTCCCTATGACCTCAAGGTCTACCAGCGCGCGCCGCGCCTGGCGCCGCCGGATTACAAGGCGCTGCATCCGATGGGCAGCGCACCAGTCATTACCGATGGTCCGGTTACGCTTGCGGAATCAGGCGCCGTGGTGGAATACATCCTGGCGAAATACGGCGAGGGTCGCCTGGCGCTCGGCAAGGATCATCCGAATTTCGCCGACTATCTCTACTGGCTGCATTTCGCCAATGGCACGCTGCAGCCCGGCTTCATGCGGCTGATGGTGACAACATTGCTCGATGCCCCGGTTGATAACCCGACGCGGCAATGGGGCGAGAAGCGCCTCGCCCAGGCGCTCGGCCTGATGGATCAGCGCCTCGGCGCCACCCCCTGGCTCGCTGGTGCTGAATTCACAGCGGCAGACATCATGTCGGTGTTCTCCCTCACCACCATGCGCCACTTCCAGCCCTACGACCTCACGCCTTATCCGCATATCCGCGCCTACCTGCAACGCGTCTCTGCGCGACCGGGCTACAGCCGAGCGATGGCGAAGGGCGATCCGGGGATGGAATTGCTGTTGGGGTGA